A single window of bacterium DNA harbors:
- a CDS encoding amidohydrolase family protein yields MIIDSHVWLSKPEHWGGKGVMDDAMYKAGWAARGLGTKTGLLKGMSAEQMVEIMDEAGVDMAVCHASKVPHLNSEVPPSFVAAAVDKYPDRYIGLGSVDLFGGLSALREMEEIVDMGLVGMKISPATSFDIPLNDLSIMPIYEKAQELGMVIFVHTGWSGYFLLKNQHPLLLDDVAVEFPELKLVVVHAGENYYEEVVMMMLKNPNVYANTGWWGFLQPLETNIRFLKYAKHFMVLDKVLWGTDNYDCREDVPFVKSFPAQAAEHNIAPGLPELTDEDIADYMGNNSARLFGVDTG; encoded by the coding sequence ATGATCATCGACAGCCATGTGTGGCTCTCGAAGCCGGAGCACTGGGGCGGCAAGGGCGTGATGGACGACGCCATGTACAAGGCGGGTTGGGCCGCCCGGGGTCTTGGTACCAAGACGGGGCTCTTGAAGGGCATGAGCGCCGAGCAGATGGTGGAGATCATGGACGAGGCAGGGGTCGACATGGCGGTCTGCCATGCCAGCAAGGTACCCCACCTGAACTCGGAGGTGCCCCCGTCATTCGTGGCTGCGGCCGTTGACAAGTACCCCGACCGGTACATCGGGCTGGGGAGCGTCGACCTGTTCGGGGGGCTCAGCGCGTTGCGCGAGATGGAGGAGATCGTGGACATGGGCCTGGTAGGCATGAAGATCTCGCCCGCCACCAGCTTTGACATACCTCTCAACGACCTCTCCATCATGCCCATCTACGAGAAGGCCCAGGAACTCGGCATGGTCATATTCGTCCACACCGGGTGGTCCGGGTACTTCCTGCTCAAGAACCAGCACCCGCTCCTCCTCGACGACGTGGCCGTGGAGTTCCCCGAACTGAAGCTGGTGGTGGTTCACGCCGGGGAGAACTACTACGAGGAGGTCGTCATGATGATGCTGAAGAACCCCAACGTGTACGCCAACACGGGCTGGTGGGGCTTCCTCCAGCCGCTGGAGACCAACATCCGGTTCCTCAAGTACGCCAAGCACTTCATGGTCCTCGACAAGGTCCTGTGGGGTACGGACAACTACGACTGCCGGGAGGACGTCCCGTTCGTCAAGTCCTTTCCCGCCCAGGCCGCCGAGCACAACATCGCCCCCGGACTGCCGGAACTCACCGACGAGGACATCGCCGACTACATGGGGAACAACTCCGCCCGCCTCTTCGGCGTGGACACCGGCTGA
- a CDS encoding 2Fe-2S iron-sulfur cluster-binding protein, which translates to MIDFDGTKVPFEEGDTVLTAVLRAGLRPWGGCLCAAGDCPYCLVTLEGVSYVRACRTPAVEGMKVASHPPGGYPALPPSTQPPARESAVGFEMVHCDTVVIGQGSSGREAATEAEESGRSVVALDARAGREAVGVYPGPEVVARTPEGMARIFCEEVVVATGSVEVQPVCPGNQLAGIVTRRAAEALAASGVDLGRVVSVGRPPEGVGHEPARGRLVRFEGDGTVQRVVTVDAETGAERAYPCDTAVVGLGSGPRDTLARMAHGLPGVRSVGSVAGHLDRPPVPEAGVVCPCSDVTVDALRSVWDRGFQELELIKRSTLAGTGACQGSVCMPHVRSFVAAGGQDLPPSFTARPVVTQITMGEAAAGWYHHPDRRTALHDEHLALGAVMERSGGWLRPWTYGDPDREYWAVRTGVSICDVSTLGKFLVSGPDADAFLERIYPTTITPLRPGRAKYVLALDERGYVFDDGLVCREGASRFLLTSTSAGAGHFEMWLRDWAEAWGMDVRILDRTASWGAINVTGPRSVELLSRLGAADRLPPFMGHTEIEVAGVACRVMKLSFTGEISYELHHGASRSRHLWRALMESGADLDVWPHGIEVLEELRLEKGHILVGVDSLPDSTPRRLDHGWAVRMDKADFLGRPAVARTSRMELDRLLVGLEGYGPPPPQGAILRVRGDYAGFVTSTTWSRVLGRSVMLAWLYARDGGLPGDIMIDGRPARRVPVPFYDPEGRRVRA; encoded by the coding sequence GTGATCGACTTCGACGGGACGAAGGTCCCCTTCGAAGAGGGCGACACGGTCCTCACAGCTGTTCTCCGAGCCGGTCTGAGGCCGTGGGGCGGATGCCTTTGCGCCGCGGGAGACTGCCCGTACTGCCTTGTCACCCTCGAGGGGGTCTCGTATGTCCGCGCCTGCCGGACGCCGGCCGTCGAAGGCATGAAGGTCGCTTCGCATCCACCCGGCGGGTACCCGGCCCTTCCTCCGTCGACTCAGCCGCCCGCCCGCGAGAGCGCCGTCGGCTTCGAGATGGTCCATTGCGACACCGTCGTGATCGGCCAGGGTAGTTCGGGGAGGGAGGCCGCTACCGAGGCCGAGGAGAGCGGCCGCAGCGTCGTCGCCCTCGACGCGCGGGCAGGCAGGGAAGCGGTCGGTGTCTACCCCGGTCCCGAGGTGGTGGCCCGGACGCCCGAAGGCATGGCGAGGATCTTCTGCGAGGAGGTCGTGGTGGCGACCGGGTCCGTCGAGGTGCAGCCCGTCTGTCCCGGGAACCAGCTGGCCGGCATCGTGACCAGGCGAGCCGCCGAGGCGTTGGCAGCTTCGGGAGTGGATCTGGGAAGGGTGGTGTCGGTAGGTAGGCCACCGGAGGGAGTCGGACACGAGCCGGCTCGGGGCAGGTTGGTCCGGTTCGAGGGCGACGGAACGGTGCAGCGAGTGGTGACCGTAGACGCCGAGACCGGCGCCGAACGCGCCTACCCGTGCGATACGGCCGTGGTCGGTCTCGGATCCGGTCCGAGGGACACGCTCGCCCGGATGGCCCACGGCTTGCCGGGGGTGCGCTCGGTAGGAAGCGTCGCCGGACATCTTGACCGGCCGCCCGTGCCCGAGGCGGGTGTCGTCTGCCCGTGCTCCGATGTAACGGTGGATGCCCTTCGGTCGGTGTGGGATCGCGGGTTCCAAGAGTTGGAGTTGATCAAGCGATCCACGCTGGCCGGTACGGGCGCCTGCCAGGGGTCCGTCTGCATGCCGCACGTGCGCAGCTTCGTGGCCGCCGGGGGGCAGGACCTGCCTCCGTCGTTCACCGCTCGTCCGGTCGTCACCCAGATCACGATGGGCGAGGCCGCGGCGGGCTGGTACCACCACCCCGACAGGCGGACCGCCCTCCACGACGAGCATCTCGCCCTGGGAGCCGTGATGGAACGATCCGGGGGTTGGCTCAGGCCCTGGACCTACGGCGACCCGGACCGCGAGTACTGGGCGGTCCGGACCGGCGTGTCGATCTGCGACGTGAGCACCCTGGGCAAGTTCCTGGTATCGGGTCCCGACGCGGACGCGTTCCTCGAGCGCATCTACCCGACCACCATCACGCCGCTCCGCCCGGGCCGGGCGAAGTACGTGTTGGCACTTGACGAGCGGGGCTACGTGTTCGACGACGGGCTGGTGTGCCGCGAGGGCGCGAGCCGGTTCCTACTCACCTCCACCTCCGCCGGCGCTGGTCACTTCGAGATGTGGCTGCGGGACTGGGCGGAGGCCTGGGGAATGGACGTGAGGATCCTGGACCGGACCGCCTCCTGGGGGGCCATAAACGTGACCGGACCCCGGTCCGTTGAGCTCCTTTCCAGGCTCGGCGCCGCTGATCGGCTGCCGCCTTTCATGGGCCACACCGAGATCGAGGTGGCGGGTGTCGCGTGCCGGGTCATGAAGCTGAGCTTCACGGGCGAGATCTCCTACGAACTCCACCACGGGGCGAGTCGATCGCGACACCTCTGGCGTGCTCTGATGGAGTCCGGCGCCGACCTCGACGTGTGGCCGCACGGGATCGAGGTGTTGGAGGAGTTGCGTCTCGAGAAAGGCCACATTCTGGTCGGGGTGGACAGCCTGCCCGACTCCACGCCCCGCCGGTTGGACCACGGCTGGGCGGTCCGGATGGACAAGGCGGACTTCCTGGGCCGGCCTGCGGTGGCCCGGACCTCCCGGATGGAGTTGGACAGGTTGCTAGTGGGCTTGGAGGGGTATGGCCCTCCGCCGCCGCAGGGTGCCATCCTGCGCGTGAGAGGCGACTACGCCGGGTTCGTGACCTCCACCACCTGGTCCCGCGTGCTGGGCCGCTCGGTGATGCTGGCCTGGCTCTACGCCCGGGACGGCGGACTTCCCGGCGACATCATGATCGATGGACGCCCGGCTCGGAGGGTGCCGGTGCCTTTCTACGATCCGGAGGGCCGACGTGTCCGCGCCTGA
- a CDS encoding FAD-dependent oxidoreductase yields the protein MNEFIEAQVAFGWEDLRSSYDVVIVGGGGHGLSTAYHLATRHGITNVAVLERGYIGSGNSGRNTTIIRANYGIPEAVRFYQRSVDLYSRLEEETGRWIMHDRKGLLWLVHGTPGTRHERARSIVNQAFGADTVYVTPEEVRQICPDVDLNAGGGEFRVTGGSYSPHAATARHDRVVWALAEGAMKRGVHVHQRAAVTGLLKSGDRVTGVLTDRGPVAAGVVVSAVGGHVSTLAAMAGVRLPIRTHPLQAFVTNHYARSFRPIVASAEMGFYVSQTPRGEMLLGAGIDSQPSYSYRSSYEFLSYCSLPAVTLLPFLGSLTILRQWAGVCDMSVDLSPIMGYTGVDGFLVTTGWGTWGFKGIPAGGEQMAELIATDRTPELIAPFSLSRFREDRLMFDPGSTGTTH from the coding sequence GTGAACGAGTTCATCGAAGCCCAGGTGGCCTTCGGTTGGGAGGATCTGCGGTCGTCCTACGACGTGGTGATCGTGGGCGGAGGCGGGCACGGCCTGTCGACCGCCTATCACCTGGCCACCCGCCACGGGATAACCAACGTGGCGGTCCTGGAACGCGGCTACATCGGATCGGGCAACTCCGGTCGCAACACCACCATCATCCGGGCGAACTACGGCATCCCCGAGGCGGTCCGTTTCTACCAGCGGAGCGTCGACCTCTACTCCAGGTTGGAGGAGGAGACCGGGCGCTGGATCATGCACGACCGCAAGGGGCTCCTGTGGTTGGTCCACGGGACTCCCGGTACCCGCCACGAGCGGGCCCGGTCCATCGTCAACCAGGCCTTCGGAGCCGACACGGTCTACGTGACCCCGGAGGAGGTGCGGCAGATCTGTCCGGATGTGGACCTGAACGCGGGGGGAGGTGAGTTCCGGGTGACGGGGGGCTCGTACAGTCCCCACGCCGCCACGGCGCGCCATGATCGGGTGGTGTGGGCGCTGGCGGAGGGCGCCATGAAGCGGGGGGTCCACGTCCACCAGCGAGCCGCCGTGACCGGCCTGCTCAAGTCAGGAGACCGGGTCACGGGTGTCCTGACCGACCGGGGACCGGTGGCGGCAGGCGTGGTCGTGAGCGCGGTGGGGGGCCATGTCTCGACCCTGGCGGCCATGGCAGGAGTGCGGTTACCGATCCGCACCCATCCCCTCCAGGCGTTCGTCACCAACCACTACGCCCGTTCCTTCCGCCCCATCGTCGCCTCGGCAGAGATGGGTTTCTACGTAAGCCAGACGCCGAGAGGAGAGATGCTTCTGGGCGCCGGTATCGACAGCCAGCCGAGCTACTCGTACCGGTCGAGCTACGAGTTCCTCTCTTATTGCTCGCTTCCCGCGGTCACCCTTCTCCCGTTCCTGGGAAGCCTGACCATCCTGCGCCAGTGGGCTGGCGTCTGTGACATGTCGGTGGATCTGTCCCCGATCATGGGGTACACAGGGGTGGACGGCTTCCTGGTCACGACCGGCTGGGGAACATGGGGTTTCAAGGGGATCCCCGCCGGCGGTGAGCAGATGGCGGAACTCATAGCCACGGATCGCACGCCCGAGCTGATCGCCCCGTTCTCCCTGAGTCGCTTCAGGGAGGACCGGCTGATGTTCGACCCCGGTTCGACAGGGACGACCCACTGA
- a CDS encoding serine hydrolase, whose translation MTDVSGRVATGFEPVVEAFEENFAVRGEVGAEFCAYVGGEPVVDIWAGTAAPGRPWREDTLVPVFSVTKGPTALVAQMLVDRGLMDLDTPVCEYWPEFAAGGKGDARVREVLGHTVGLPSFPDYWNLVSFDATEGWHRYGEISSRLAAAPLAWEPGARVGYHSITYGWLVAELVRRIDGRTLGAFFAEEVAAPLGLDFWIGLPAEHHDRVARLRHDPDPAFDLVEALGGPEKAAGAALFIGPERRSPIDLANDPDFWTAEMPAVNGVGAARSVARMYAMLAAGGELDGVRLVSEESVATHATEQARGTDAIFGGETRVALGYGRSTPGGLSFGPNDEAFGMQGIGGSVAYADPVAEVGFGYAMNQTHMEVGTDRRPRALSSALYRAIALQGG comes from the coding sequence GTGACCGACGTCAGCGGGAGGGTGGCAACCGGTTTCGAGCCGGTGGTGGAGGCCTTCGAGGAGAACTTCGCCGTCCGGGGCGAGGTGGGAGCCGAGTTCTGTGCCTACGTGGGGGGCGAGCCGGTGGTCGACATCTGGGCCGGGACGGCCGCGCCGGGGAGGCCGTGGCGCGAGGACACGTTGGTGCCGGTGTTCTCGGTCACCAAGGGCCCGACCGCCCTGGTGGCCCAGATGCTGGTTGACCGAGGCCTCATGGACCTGGACACCCCGGTTTGCGAATACTGGCCGGAGTTTGCGGCCGGGGGCAAGGGTGATGCTCGGGTGCGGGAGGTTCTAGGCCACACGGTGGGACTTCCGTCCTTCCCCGACTACTGGAACCTGGTGAGCTTCGACGCTACGGAGGGATGGCACCGGTATGGAGAGATCTCGTCGAGGCTGGCCGCTGCTCCCCTCGCCTGGGAACCGGGTGCCCGGGTGGGTTACCACTCCATCACCTACGGCTGGCTGGTGGCGGAACTGGTGCGGCGGATCGACGGTCGGACGCTGGGCGCCTTCTTCGCCGAGGAGGTGGCCGCCCCGCTGGGACTCGACTTCTGGATCGGGCTTCCGGCCGAACATCACGACCGGGTCGCCCGGCTACGGCACGATCCCGACCCCGCGTTCGACCTCGTCGAGGCGCTCGGAGGACCCGAGAAGGCGGCGGGCGCGGCCCTGTTCATCGGCCCGGAGCGCCGATCTCCGATTGACCTCGCCAACGACCCCGACTTCTGGACGGCCGAGATGCCGGCTGTGAACGGCGTCGGCGCCGCCCGCAGCGTGGCGCGGATGTACGCCATGCTGGCCGCGGGCGGTGAGCTGGACGGTGTGCGCCTGGTGTCCGAGGAGTCGGTGGCCACTCACGCTACGGAGCAGGCCAGGGGCACCGACGCCATCTTCGGGGGCGAGACCCGCGTGGCGCTCGGGTACGGGCGTTCGACGCCCGGAGGACTGTCGTTCGGACCTAACGACGAGGCGTTCGGGATGCAGGGGATCGGAGGATCGGTCGCTTACGCGGACCCGGTCGCCGAGGTCGGCTTCGGCTACGCCATGAACCAGACCCACATGGAGGTCGGCACCGACCGCCGGCCCAGAGCCCTCTCGTCCGCCCTCTACCGCGCGATCGCCCTCCAGGGCGGTTGA
- a CDS encoding Xaa-Pro peptidase family protein translates to MTTRRDPFGPRVGSRIGSSGVGGAEYRRAVADNWHSIGLPPDALAEIEAAGIVLPDLDVVRRYRLDRVREQLRELDYAGIVLYDPVHIRYASDTTNMSLWTAHNPCRYLWVGAEGPMILFDYGDAAFLAGHARLVEEVRPATQWMYELSGIEMDRSLRRWSAELVSVVEEHGGGNRRVAIDRASPDAIHALEGRGLELRNGGEVMEVARSIKSPEEVTLLRAATVVTDRSLDAMRAALEPGITELELWAVLHSENVRRGGEWLETRLLSSGPRTNPWFQEASARVIEDGDLVAFDTDLIGPFGMCVDISRTWIAGDRPPNAHQLDVFGRAEEMIHHNMAMLCPGITFRELTFDTFVPDVEEFRHYTTQFHGVGMADEWPMIVYPDTWDQSGWDGVVEAGMVLCVESFVGRWGRGEGVKLEQQVLVTDTGAELLSSYPLGLR, encoded by the coding sequence ATGACAACCCGCCGGGACCCGTTCGGACCGCGTGTTGGCAGCCGGATCGGCTCCAGTGGGGTTGGCGGCGCGGAGTACCGGCGGGCCGTGGCCGACAACTGGCATTCCATCGGACTACCGCCGGATGCCCTCGCGGAGATAGAGGCTGCCGGGATCGTTCTTCCCGACCTCGACGTGGTGCGCCGCTACCGCTTGGACCGGGTGCGAGAGCAGCTGCGGGAACTGGACTACGCGGGGATCGTTCTCTACGACCCCGTTCATATCCGCTACGCGTCCGACACCACCAACATGTCGCTCTGGACGGCTCACAACCCCTGCCGGTACCTTTGGGTCGGCGCCGAGGGTCCCATGATCCTCTTCGACTACGGCGATGCGGCCTTCCTGGCCGGTCACGCCCGATTGGTCGAAGAGGTACGGCCGGCTACCCAGTGGATGTACGAGTTGTCGGGGATCGAGATGGACCGGAGCCTGCGCCGATGGTCCGCCGAGCTGGTCTCCGTGGTGGAGGAACACGGTGGGGGGAACCGTCGGGTTGCGATCGATCGGGCGAGTCCCGACGCGATCCACGCTCTGGAGGGGCGCGGACTCGAGCTCCGAAACGGCGGGGAGGTCATGGAGGTAGCGCGATCCATCAAGAGCCCCGAGGAGGTCACGCTGCTGAGGGCGGCAACCGTCGTAACCGATCGCTCCCTGGACGCGATGCGGGCGGCTCTCGAGCCGGGCATCACCGAACTGGAGCTTTGGGCGGTGCTCCACTCGGAGAACGTCCGCCGCGGTGGCGAGTGGCTCGAGACCCGCCTGCTGTCCTCCGGCCCCCGCACCAACCCTTGGTTCCAGGAGGCATCCGCCCGGGTGATCGAGGACGGTGACCTCGTGGCCTTCGACACCGATCTGATCGGTCCATTCGGGATGTGCGTGGACATCTCGAGAACGTGGATCGCCGGTGACCGACCGCCGAATGCTCACCAACTCGATGTATTCGGGCGGGCCGAGGAGATGATCCACCACAATATGGCGATGCTCTGTCCCGGCATCACCTTCCGCGAGTTGACCTTCGATACCTTCGTGCCGGACGTAGAGGAGTTCCGTCACTACACCACCCAGTTCCACGGGGTCGGCATGGCGGACGAGTGGCCGATGATCGTCTATCCCGACACCTGGGACCAGTCCGGCTGGGATGGCGTGGTGGAGGCCGGAATGGTGCTCTGCGTCGAGTCCTTCGTGGGTCGGTGGGGTCGGGGGGAGGGCGTCAAGCTGGAGCAGCAGGTGCTAGTTACAGATACCGGCGCCGAGTTGCTTTCCAGCTACCCTCTCGGGCTGCGATGA
- a CDS encoding sarcosine oxidase subunit delta, with protein MVLRLDCPHCGSRPVEEWMYGEVPDPPDYLTGAEERDVDRGFMMSNTEGARQERWFHAGGCGRWQTIERDTTL; from the coding sequence ATGGTCCTGCGTCTCGACTGCCCGCACTGCGGTTCCCGCCCGGTCGAGGAGTGGATGTACGGCGAGGTCCCCGACCCTCCCGACTATCTGACCGGTGCCGAGGAGCGGGATGTGGACCGCGGCTTCATGATGAGCAACACGGAGGGAGCCCGACAAGAGCGCTGGTTCCACGCGGGCGGCTGCGGCCGCTGGCAGACTATCGAGCGGGATACGACGCTTTAG
- a CDS encoding SDR family oxidoreductase codes for MMRFENRVALVTGGASGIGRTTAREFLREGARVVVLDQQPVDHDLVTQGLDCSPDALRSVGGSVAKLEDCRRAVAAAVDTFGRVDCLVNNAASFVVAGLDVTREEWEASWSTNVLGATNMVQAAFEPLKQAGNGAIVNVASVVAGVAKPGAWTYHSTKGALVAMTICMALDLGAHGIRANTVSPGWTWTEATANVMERQAFEDYIIPRLMLDRCGETMDVARAILFLCSEDASFITGIDLKVDGGYTAMGPEAKDNPV; via the coding sequence ATGATGCGTTTCGAGAATCGGGTGGCGCTGGTCACCGGGGGGGCGTCCGGGATCGGCCGGACAACCGCCAGGGAGTTCCTCCGGGAGGGCGCCCGGGTGGTGGTGCTGGACCAGCAGCCGGTGGACCACGACCTCGTCACTCAAGGCCTCGATTGCTCGCCCGACGCCCTGCGGTCGGTGGGCGGCAGCGTGGCGAAATTGGAGGACTGCCGCCGGGCGGTGGCGGCTGCGGTCGACACGTTCGGCCGGGTCGATTGCCTGGTCAACAACGCGGCCAGCTTCGTGGTCGCGGGATTGGATGTCACCAGGGAGGAGTGGGAGGCCAGTTGGTCCACCAACGTTCTGGGCGCTACCAACATGGTCCAGGCCGCCTTCGAGCCGCTGAAACAGGCGGGCAACGGCGCCATCGTGAACGTGGCCAGCGTGGTGGCGGGAGTCGCCAAGCCGGGCGCCTGGACCTATCACAGCACCAAGGGGGCGCTGGTGGCGATGACCATATGCATGGCCCTCGACCTGGGCGCCCACGGCATTCGGGCCAACACGGTCAGCCCGGGATGGACCTGGACCGAAGCCACCGCCAACGTCATGGAGCGCCAGGCCTTCGAGGATTACATCATCCCGCGCCTGATGCTCGACCGCTGTGGCGAGACGATGGACGTGGCCAGGGCGATCCTGTTCCTCTGCAGCGAAGACGCCTCGTTCATCACCGGCATCGATCTCAAGGTGGACGGCGGGTACACAGCCATGGGTCCGGAGGCTAAGGACAACCCGGTCTGA
- a CDS encoding alcohol dehydrogenase catalytic domain-containing protein, with product MRAAVMHSPGSPLVIEEGPRPRPKSGLVVDVLACGVCHTDLDLLDSDLTRTPHVLGHEVVVAGPGGEPCLVYGSWGCRRCSHCRSGDEAMCADVVIAGVHTDGGYAEAMAVPDESYLYPIGDLDPSEAAPLADAGATSYRAVRRAMPASRAVVIGVGGLGQFAIQWLRLVADCSVTAVDTAPAKLRRALELGADEACPPPAQMEPAPVVLDFVGTPESLQLARSLVERKGRIVIVGGGGGSIAVGMETIPYQTWVTTSIMGSRSDVTTVLEHAQRGSVDCHVEELPLDDADTALGRLRAGGVTGRLVLKP from the coding sequence ATGCGGGCTGCCGTAATGCACTCGCCCGGTTCGCCGCTCGTGATCGAGGAAGGGCCGCGGCCTCGTCCGAAGTCGGGTCTGGTGGTGGATGTGCTGGCCTGCGGCGTCTGCCACACCGACCTGGACCTCCTCGACAGCGATCTCACCAGGACCCCGCACGTGCTCGGCCATGAAGTGGTGGTGGCCGGCCCGGGTGGAGAACCGTGCCTTGTGTACGGCAGTTGGGGGTGCCGGCGATGCTCGCACTGCCGGTCGGGAGACGAGGCCATGTGCGCGGACGTGGTCATCGCGGGGGTGCATACGGACGGCGGCTACGCGGAGGCTATGGCGGTCCCCGACGAGAGCTACCTGTACCCGATCGGCGACCTCGACCCGTCCGAGGCCGCGCCGCTCGCCGACGCGGGAGCCACCTCGTACCGGGCGGTTCGGAGGGCCATGCCGGCCTCCCGGGCGGTGGTGATCGGGGTCGGCGGCCTCGGCCAGTTCGCCATCCAATGGCTGCGGCTGGTGGCGGACTGCTCGGTCACCGCGGTGGATACGGCTCCGGCGAAACTCCGCCGAGCCCTCGAACTCGGCGCCGACGAGGCCTGCCCACCCCCGGCCCAGATGGAACCCGCGCCGGTCGTGCTCGACTTCGTCGGTACTCCGGAGTCCTTGCAGCTGGCCAGGTCCCTGGTCGAGCGGAAGGGAAGGATCGTGATCGTGGGAGGCGGCGGAGGGTCGATTGCGGTGGGTATGGAGACGATCCCCTACCAGACGTGGGTAACCACCTCCATCATGGGATCCCGGTCAGATGTGACGACCGTGCTGGAACATGCGCAGCGAGGGAGCGTGGATTGCCATGTGGAAGAGCTCCCGCTGGACGATGCCGACACGGCTCTGGGACGGCTACGCGCGGGCGGGGTCACCGGCCGGCTGGTCCTGAAGCCGTAG
- a CDS encoding Xaa-Pro peptidase family protein, which yields MGSAPAGRRIGPGRRGSRGYWWDVANNRHSVGLPAQTLAEIEAEDIVLPDLDVVRRYRLQRVRDRLRDLDYAGIILYDPVHIRYACDATNMTLWSAHNPCRYLWVGAEGPMILFDFSETAFLAGHNPLVDEVRPATQWMYELAGIEMERYLRRWSSELASVVAEHGSGNRRVAIDRASPDAIHALDQRGLELRNGGEVMEVARSVKSPEEVTLMRAALVAAEHSVEAMRASLEPGMTELDLWAILHAENIRRGGEWIENRFLCSGPRTNPWFHEAAGRVIEDGDLVAFDTDLIGIFGMCVDISRTWIAGSRRPNANQQDVFARAEETIRRNIEMVRPGVTFRELTFDAWLPDIDEFNSYSNQFHGVGMADEWPMIGLPQTWDQAGYDGVVEPGMVLCVESFVGRRGWGEGVKLEQQVLVTEHGHELLSRFPIGLR from the coding sequence TTGGGAAGCGCCCCTGCCGGCCGCCGAATCGGACCCGGCCGGAGAGGATCCCGCGGGTACTGGTGGGACGTGGCCAACAACCGGCATTCAGTAGGACTGCCCGCCCAGACGCTCGCGGAGATCGAAGCCGAGGACATCGTTCTCCCCGACCTGGATGTGGTGAGGCGATACCGGCTTCAACGGGTGCGAGATCGCCTCAGAGACCTCGACTATGCAGGCATCATCCTCTACGACCCGGTACACATCCGTTACGCGTGCGATGCCACCAACATGACTCTGTGGAGCGCGCACAACCCCTGCCGTTACCTCTGGGTGGGAGCCGAGGGGCCCATGATTCTCTTCGACTTCTCGGAGACTGCATTCCTGGCCGGACACAACCCCCTGGTGGACGAGGTACGGCCGGCTACCCAGTGGATGTACGAACTCGCGGGGATCGAGATGGAGCGCTATCTACGTAGGTGGTCCTCCGAGTTGGCCTCCGTGGTGGCGGAGCACGGTTCGGGCAACCGGCGGGTGGCAATCGATCGGGCCAGTCCTGATGCCATTCACGCCCTGGATCAGCGGGGACTCGAGCTCCGCAACGGGGGCGAGGTCATGGAGGTGGCTCGCTCGGTGAAGAGCCCGGAGGAGGTCACCCTGATGCGAGCCGCGCTGGTGGCGGCCGAGCATTCCGTGGAAGCGATGAGGGCTTCACTCGAGCCCGGCATGACCGAGCTGGACTTGTGGGCGATCCTCCACGCGGAGAACATCCGCCGTGGAGGTGAGTGGATCGAGAATCGTTTCCTCTGTTCCGGTCCGCGGACCAACCCCTGGTTCCACGAGGCCGCCGGGCGGGTGATCGAGGACGGGGATCTGGTGGCGTTCGACACCGACCTGATAGGCATCTTCGGGATGTGCGTCGACATCTCGCGCACCTGGATCGCCGGCTCCCGGCGTCCCAATGCCAACCAGCAGGATGTCTTTGCCCGCGCCGAGGAGACGATCCGGCGCAATATCGAGATGGTGCGCCCGGGTGTCACCTTCCGGGAGCTCACCTTCGATGCCTGGCTTCCCGACATCGACGAGTTCAACTCCTACTCGAACCAGTTCCACGGGGTCGGTATGGCCGACGAGTGGCCGATGATCGGCCTTCCTCAAACGTGGGACCAGGCTGGCTACGACGGTGTGGTGGAGCCTGGCATGGTGCTCTGCGTCGAGTCCTTCGTGGGCAGGCGGGGTTGGGGCGAGGGGGTGAAACTCGAACAGCAGGTGCTGGTGACCGAGCATGGTCACGAGCTCCTGTCCCGGTTTCCGATCGGCCTCCGATGA